CGGTGCGGGCGGCCTCCAGCACCGCCATCGCGTTGGCCGGCGCGGTGGTCTCGAACCCCACGGCGAAGAACACGACCTCGCGGTCGGGGTGCTCGCGCGCGATCCGCACGGCGTCCAGCGGCGTGTAGACCACCCGCACGTCACCGCCGCGCGCCTTGACCCCCACCAGGTCCCCGGTCGTGCCGGGCACCCGGAGCATGTCGCCGTAGCTGGTGAACACCACGCCGGGGCGGGACGCGATGGCGATGGCCTTGTCCACGGTCTCCAGCGGGGTCACGCACACCGGGCAGCCGGGGCCGTGGACCATCCGGATCCCGGCGGGCAGCAGCTCGTCGATGCCCTGCCGGACGATCGTGTGGGTCTGCCCGCCGCACACCTCCATCAGCGCCCACGGCCGCGTCGCCGTCGCGCGCAGCTCGGTCAGCAGGCGGCGGGCCAGCACGGGGTCGCGGTACTCGTCCAGGTGCTTCACGACGGCCCCAGCTCGTTCGCCAGCGCGTCGGGCATGGCGCGCAGCACCGCCAGGGTCTTCTCCGCCTCGGCTTCGTCCACCACGCTGATCGCGAAGCCGACGTGCACGATCACGTAGTCACCGACGTCCGCTTCGGGCGCGTAGGCCAGGCACACCGGCCGCCGCAGACCGTCGAAGTCCACGGTGCCGGTGCGCGGCTCGCCGTCCACGACGTCCACGACCCGTCCTGGTATCCCCAGGCACATCTCATCCCTCCAAGCGGGCCGCGGCGATGGCGGCCTGTCCGTAGCTGATGCCGCCGTCGTTGACCGGTACCCGCTGTCCCACGTGCACCTCGAAACCGGCGTCGTCCAGGTCACGCACCACCGCGTCGGTCAGCCGCCGGTTCTGGAACACCCCGCCGCCCAGGCAGACGGTGTGCAGGCCGGAGGCGTCGGCGGCCTGCTCGACCAGCGCGCGGGTGGCCTGGGCGACCGCCGCGTGGAACCGGGCCGCGACCACGGCGGGCGGGTCGGTCGCGGTGGCCACGTCCCGCAGCGTCGGCACCGGGTCGTAGACCCACAGCCCGTCGCGGCGGTGCAGCCGCCACGCCAGGGCGGGCCCGGTGTCGGGCTGCCCGTGCGCCGCCGCCTCCAGCAGCACCGCGGCCTCACCCTCGTAGGTCGCGTCGTCGCACAGCCCGAGCAGCGCCGCCACCGCGTCGAACAGCCGCCCGACACTGGAGGCGACCGGGCTGTGCACACCCCGCGCCACCATCCGCCGCACGACCTCGGCCTCCCGCGCGCCGATCCGCTCCAGCAGCTCACCGACCCGGGCTCGTGGCGCGTCTGAGCACCTGTCGAGGTGGGTCCCGAAGTCCTCCGCGCCGTAGAGGTAGCCCAGCGCCATCCGGGCCGGGTGACGCACGGCCGATTCGCCGCCGGGCAGCGGCGCGGTGCCGACCCGGCCCACCCGCCGGTAGCCGCGATAGGTCGCGAGCAGCACCTCGCCGCCCCACAGGGTGCCGTCGTCGCCGTAGCCCAAGCCGTCGTAGGCGACACCGATGAAACGGTCCCGCACGCCGTGCTCGGCCGCCGTCGCGGCCACGTGCGCGTGGTGGTGCTGCACCGCGATCCGGCGCTCGGCGGGCCAGTGGCGCGCATGGCGGGTGGACAGGTAGCCGGGGTGGAGGTCGTGCGCCACGTACTCCGGCGCCACGCCCTGCGTCCGGGCCAGCGCGGCGGCGGTCTCCTCGAACGCCGTGAAGGTCGCCGCGTCGGCCAGGTCGCCGGTGTGCGGGCCGAGGAACACTCGGTCGCCGACGGCCAGCGCGGTGGTGTGCTTGAGCTGTGCCCCCACCGCGAGCACGGGTCCGCGCACCGGCGTCGGCAGGGGGAGCGGTTCAGGTGCGAGACCCCGCGCCCGGCGCAGCACCGCCCGACCGCGCACCACGGAGTCGTCGTAACGCGACCGGATGGGCCGGTCGTGCGTGAGGACGCCGTCCACGAGGGGGCCGAGCGTGGCGAGCGCGTCGACGTCGGCGATCACGATCGGTTCGCCGGACCGGTTGCCGCTGGTGACGACCAGGGGCCGCGCCAGTGCGGCGAGCAGCAGGTGGTGCAGCGGGCTGTGGGGCAGGAACAGGCCGAGCTCGGCCAGGCCCGGGGCGACCGACGCGGCGAGTCCCGCATCCGGGCGGCGGGGCAGCAGCACGATCGGCGCGGCGGCCGAAGACAGCGCGGAGGTTTCGTCCGCGAAGGACAGACGATGGACGTGGTCGACGTCGGGCACCATGACGGCGAACGCCTTGCGCGGTCGTCGTTTCACCTCACGCAGGCGGAGCACCGCGGTCTCGTCGGCCGCGTCGCACACCAGCTGGTAGCCGCCGATGCCCTTCAGCGCCACCAAGCCGCCGTCTGCGATGACGGTGACGGCCGCGTGCAACGCGTCTTCTCCGGTCAGCGCGCCCCACGACAGCACGGGACCGCAGTCGGGGCAGGCGATGGGCTCGGCGTGGAAGCGGCGGTCGGACGGGTCGTGGTACTCGGCTGCGCACGCGGCGCACAGGGGGAACCCGCGCATGGACGTGCGCACCCGGTCGTAGGGCAGAGCGTCGACGATCGTCGCGCGCGGACCGCAGTCGGTGCAGTTGACGAACGGGTAGCGGTAGCGGCGGTCGGCCGGGTCGAACAGCTCGGCCACGCACGCCGGGCACGTCGCCAGGTCCGGCGGGACCGACCGCGGCCCGGCCGCCGTCCCGGCGCGGCTCTCGCGCACCACGAACCCGGGCGGCGGCGCGGCGGAGGGCGGCAGCGCGGACACCTCGACCCGTTCGACCCGCGCCACGGCCGGCGAACGCTCCCGGACCAGCCTGCGGAACTCCCGCAGGTCGGCGGAGTCCCCGGAGGCGGTGATCACCACCCGGCCGTCCTCGTTGCGCACGTCCCCGTCGATACCCAGCTCGGCGGCCAGCCGGTGCACGTGCGGCCGGAACCCGACTCCCTGCACCGTCCCGTGCACCTCGATGCGCTCCACCAGCCTGGCCACGCCCGCACCACCCTCCCGACTCTCGCTGCCGATGGTGGCGGGGTGCGGGGGTGGCGTCGCAGAGTCGGAGGTCCCCGTGCGGCAGGGTCTTCAGGGGGCGCCGGCGGCCTTGGCCACGTCCGAGGTCGCCGGCGCCTGCCGGTCAGGTGCGGTAGCCGAGGGACGCCGTGCAACCCGACCCGCTGTCCCTCCCGGATGGGCAGGGGGCGGGGCGGATCTGCGCTCCGGGAGCGTGCCGCTTCGACTTCGCCCACCCTCGGATCGCTGAGCGTCACCAGCCGCTGTCCGCCCCCTGGTGGACGACGTGCGTGCCGCGAGGGCGGTTGCGGCCGGTACGCGCGCCGCGTCGGTCGACGGGGTTCACGACGCGGTCCCGCGGAACAGCCGGGCCGCGAGCAGCCCCAGGGCCACCAGCCAGCCGAGGCCCAGGAGGAGCGGGATGGTGGCGTCGAAACGGTCGGTGAGGCCACCGTCGAGCAGGACGCGGTACGGGCCGTAACCGGGCAGGACGTGCGCCCAGATCGGCGGTTCGGTGCGGAGCATGGGGCTTTGGCCGATGCCGAGGTCCAGGAACGGGACGAGGAAGGCGATCAGCACGCCGCCCACCCGCCCGAAGACCGGTCCCAGGCACACGCCGACCAGCGCGTAGATCGCCGCGAGCAGCAGGTTCGCGCCCGCGAAGGCGACCCACTGGCGGGCGTCGAACACCGCGGCGGTCACGGCGAGCGAGGCGGCGGCACTCAGCAGCACGGCGACGGCGGTGACGCCCAGGCGCGCGGTGAGCAGGGCGGGGACGGGGAACCCGGCCAGGAGCAGGCGCTGGTCCCCGGCGCGGGCGTCGAGGACGACGAACAAACCGGCGAGGGCGGCCAGCGAGGCGATCGCGATGGGGGTCATGGTGCCGGCGTGGACGTCGGGCAGCCAGAACGTCGGCGTGACCGGGTGCCCGTCCTCCACCAGGGCGAGGGAGG
This DNA window, taken from Saccharothrix variisporea, encodes the following:
- the hypF gene encoding carbamoyltransferase HypF codes for the protein MARLVERIEVHGTVQGVGFRPHVHRLAAELGIDGDVRNEDGRVVITASGDSADLREFRRLVRERSPAVARVERVEVSALPPSAAPPPGFVVRESRAGTAAGPRSVPPDLATCPACVAELFDPADRRYRYPFVNCTDCGPRATIVDALPYDRVRTSMRGFPLCAACAAEYHDPSDRRFHAEPIACPDCGPVLSWGALTGEDALHAAVTVIADGGLVALKGIGGYQLVCDAADETAVLRLREVKRRPRKAFAVMVPDVDHVHRLSFADETSALSSAAAPIVLLPRRPDAGLAASVAPGLAELGLFLPHSPLHHLLLAALARPLVVTSGNRSGEPIVIADVDALATLGPLVDGVLTHDRPIRSRYDDSVVRGRAVLRRARGLAPEPLPLPTPVRGPVLAVGAQLKHTTALAVGDRVFLGPHTGDLADAATFTAFEETAAALARTQGVAPEYVAHDLHPGYLSTRHARHWPAERRIAVQHHHAHVAATAAEHGVRDRFIGVAYDGLGYGDDGTLWGGEVLLATYRGYRRVGRVGTAPLPGGESAVRHPARMALGYLYGAEDFGTHLDRCSDAPRARVGELLERIGAREAEVVRRMVARGVHSPVASSVGRLFDAVAALLGLCDDATYEGEAAVLLEAAAHGQPDTGPALAWRLHRRDGLWVYDPVPTLRDVATATDPPAVVAARFHAAVAQATRALVEQAADASGLHTVCLGGGVFQNRRLTDAVVRDLDDAGFEVHVGQRVPVNDGGISYGQAAIAAARLEG
- a CDS encoding HypC/HybG/HupF family hydrogenase formation chaperone translates to MCLGIPGRVVDVVDGEPRTGTVDFDGLRRPVCLAYAPEADVGDYVIVHVGFAISVVDEAEAEKTLAVLRAMPDALANELGPS